A single genomic interval of Asinibacterium sp. OR53 harbors:
- a CDS encoding TraR/DksA C4-type zinc finger protein, with translation MATKKPASKKAAPARKAPAKPAPKKAASKPAPKKATPAKKAAAKPAPKKATPKPAPKKTAPAKKVAAKPAPKKPAAKPAPVAKKAAPAKKAPVVKAAPAKVAAKPVAKPAAKPVPAPVVKPAPKPVQPPVLKKPEVKLPPAPPVKPVRKPLEPIKDIKVPKTSVKTSVPYHPGYTPLEKRADTAKNTDPLVRYSDADLNEFKELINRKLEAAKKELTYLQGLITRKDEMGGDNDDARYMTMEDGSMSMEREQLSQMASRQITYIDHLEKALMRIENKTYGICRVTGRLIDKARLRAVPHATLSLEAKLGLVKPTTEQ, from the coding sequence ATGGCTACTAAGAAACCTGCTTCTAAGAAAGCGGCCCCAGCCAGGAAAGCTCCGGCAAAACCTGCCCCCAAGAAGGCAGCATCTAAGCCAGCCCCTAAAAAGGCAACCCCTGCAAAAAAAGCGGCAGCCAAGCCTGCGCCTAAAAAAGCAACACCCAAGCCGGCTCCTAAAAAAACGGCTCCTGCAAAAAAAGTGGCGGCCAAACCGGCACCCAAAAAACCAGCAGCTAAACCTGCTCCTGTTGCTAAAAAAGCGGCCCCGGCTAAAAAGGCCCCGGTTGTTAAGGCGGCTCCTGCCAAAGTTGCAGCCAAGCCTGTAGCGAAGCCAGCTGCAAAACCAGTACCGGCTCCGGTAGTTAAACCTGCGCCCAAGCCCGTTCAGCCACCCGTGCTGAAGAAGCCTGAAGTTAAACTGCCTCCGGCTCCGCCCGTTAAACCGGTTCGCAAGCCTTTGGAACCCATCAAGGATATCAAAGTGCCCAAGACCAGTGTAAAAACAAGTGTTCCTTATCACCCAGGTTATACCCCTTTGGAAAAAAGGGCAGACACCGCAAAAAATACAGACCCCCTCGTGAGATACAGTGATGCAGACCTCAATGAATTCAAAGAACTGATCAACAGGAAATTGGAGGCAGCGAAAAAAGAGTTGACCTATTTACAGGGATTGATCACCCGCAAAGATGAAATGGGCGGCGATAACGATGACGCCCGTTACATGACCATGGAAGATGGCAGCATGAGCATGGAAAGAGAGCAACTGAGCCAGATGGCCAGCAGGCAGATCACTTATATCGATCACCTGGAGAAAGCGCTCATGCGTATTGAAAATAAAACCTATGGTATCTGCCGTGTTACCGGTAGGCTGATAGACAAAGCCCGCTTGCGCGCAGTGCCGCACGCTACTTTGAGTCTCGAAGCAAAACTGGGACTGGTGAAGCCAACAACGGAGCAGTAG
- a CDS encoding ABC transporter ATP-binding protein: protein MKRFSRIFFYLRNQKQNIVLYLVFNLLSVIFSLVSLAMLAPFLQMLFGKEKMLIAKPAFAFSTEGVTNSLKYFLGQLIQLNGPEYALGAICVIIIVSIFFKNLFTYFSYRVLAPIRNHVMTRLRADLYAKILQLPIGFFTEQRKGDIISRMSNDMNEIEWSIIGTLEGLIRDPLNILIILVFLVIISPVLSLFLMVLLPLTGFLIGRVSRSLKKQSGVSQEQLGILMSILDETLTGLRVIKAFNAEKIIGNKFFATNKTLNHIRNKMAFRRDLASPMSEFMGVLVLSCILWFGGKLVLNHQAGLGVDGFLTYIVFFTQIINPAKSLSTSFYNAQRGSAAIQRIEDILKTPVTVTDKTDAQTIHSFNSHIEFRNVSFAYDDVTILKNINLKIEKGKTIALVGSSGAGKSTLADLIPRFHDVSSGELLIDGVNIKEYSLHSVRSLMSIVTQEPILFNDSIANNIALGMEHADAAQIEQAAQVANALQFIKQKEEGFNTNIGDRGSKLSGGERQRLTIARAVLKNPPILILDEATSSLDTESEKLVQDAINNMMQNRTSIVIAHRLSTIRHADEIIVLQKGEIAERGTHEALLAQQGIYRKLVEMQEVK from the coding sequence ATGAAGCGTTTTTCGAGGATATTTTTTTACCTGCGGAACCAGAAGCAAAATATCGTTCTATATCTTGTATTCAACCTGTTATCGGTTATTTTTTCGCTCGTTTCACTGGCTATGCTGGCCCCCTTCCTGCAAATGCTTTTTGGCAAAGAGAAAATGCTGATTGCCAAACCGGCTTTTGCTTTCAGCACCGAAGGAGTGACCAACAGTCTCAAATACTTCCTGGGGCAGCTCATCCAACTAAACGGACCGGAATATGCCCTGGGAGCCATTTGTGTGATCATCATCGTCTCTATTTTTTTCAAGAACCTGTTCACTTATTTTTCTTACCGGGTACTGGCGCCTATACGCAACCACGTCATGACCAGGCTGCGCGCCGATCTCTACGCCAAGATATTGCAATTGCCCATCGGTTTTTTTACCGAGCAGCGCAAGGGCGATATCATCAGCAGGATGAGCAACGATATGAACGAGATCGAATGGAGCATTATTGGGACACTGGAAGGACTTATCCGTGATCCTTTGAATATCCTGATCATCCTTGTTTTTCTTGTCATTATCAGTCCTGTTTTGTCGCTGTTCCTGATGGTATTGTTACCACTCACCGGTTTCCTGATCGGACGGGTGAGCCGTTCCCTCAAAAAACAGTCGGGCGTATCACAGGAACAACTGGGCATCCTGATGTCAATATTGGATGAAACACTTACCGGGTTGAGGGTGATCAAAGCCTTCAACGCAGAGAAGATTATCGGTAATAAGTTTTTTGCTACCAACAAGACACTCAATCATATCCGGAACAAGATGGCTTTCCGCCGCGACCTGGCTTCGCCCATGTCTGAATTTATGGGCGTACTGGTATTATCCTGTATTCTTTGGTTCGGCGGTAAGCTGGTACTGAATCACCAGGCTGGATTGGGGGTAGACGGTTTCCTCACTTATATTGTTTTCTTCACCCAGATCATCAACCCGGCCAAGTCTTTGTCTACTTCTTTCTATAATGCGCAGAGGGGCAGCGCTGCCATACAACGTATCGAAGACATATTGAAAACACCGGTTACGGTTACCGATAAAACCGATGCGCAAACGATTCACAGTTTCAACAGTCATATCGAGTTTCGCAATGTTAGTTTTGCCTATGATGATGTGACCATCCTGAAAAATATCAACCTGAAAATTGAAAAGGGTAAAACCATTGCCCTGGTGGGATCGTCCGGCGCCGGAAAAAGCACACTGGCCGATCTCATCCCCCGTTTTCATGATGTGAGTTCGGGTGAACTGCTGATCGATGGGGTGAACATCAAGGAATATTCATTGCATTCAGTGCGAAGCCTTATGAGCATTGTAACACAGGAGCCCATTCTTTTCAATGACAGCATTGCCAATAATATTGCATTGGGTATGGAGCATGCCGATGCTGCACAAATAGAACAGGCGGCACAGGTAGCCAATGCATTGCAGTTCATTAAGCAAAAAGAAGAAGGCTTCAATACCAATATCGGCGACCGCGGCAGCAAACTCAGTGGTGGTGAGAGACAGCGCCTGACCATTGCGCGTGCCGTGTTGAAAAACCCACCCATACTCATCCTGGATGAAGCCACTTCTTCCCTGGATACGGAAAGCGAGAAGCTCGTACAGGATGCCATTAATAATATGATGCAAAACAGGACCTCTATCGTCATTGCCCACAGGCTTTCTACCATCCGTCATGCCGATGAGATCATTGTATTACAAAAAGGAGAGATCGCCGAAAGAGGTACGCATGAAGCTTTATTAGCGCAGCAAGGCATTTACCGCAAGTTGGTAGAAATGCAGGAAGTGAAATAA
- the rbfA gene encoding 30S ribosome-binding factor RbfA, whose translation MEEGKRQRQVAGALQQELNEIFRHLNLSMIDGGMVSISSVKVTPDLLEARIYLSLFQVKDAAAAMKTIESKAWEIKRELVNRVKHQLRRIPVLQFYLDDTLDYVFRMEDVFKKINEEKKGDS comes from the coding sequence ATGGAGGAAGGAAAAAGACAAAGACAGGTGGCCGGTGCACTGCAGCAGGAGTTGAATGAGATATTCAGGCACCTCAACCTGTCAATGATCGATGGAGGGATGGTTTCCATCTCATCGGTGAAAGTGACGCCCGACCTGCTCGAAGCCCGTATTTACCTGAGTCTTTTCCAGGTGAAAGATGCGGCTGCCGCTATGAAGACCATTGAGTCGAAAGCCTGGGAAATCAAAAGGGAACTGGTGAACAGGGTCAAGCACCAGTTGAGAAGGATACCGGTATTGCAATTTTACCTCGATGATACGCTTGATTATGTTTTCAGGATGGAAGACGTTTTCAAAAAGATCAATGAAGAGAAAAAAGGCGATTCCTGA
- a CDS encoding FtsX-like permease family protein: MNLLFAWRYFWSKKSTNAINIIAWISIAAIAVGSAALIIILSVFNGFEGLVKSLYVDFYADMRIVPAKGKTFLLNREQVAGIRATSGITTLGFIAEEKALLVNGELQTIVYIKGVDEQFTQLNKIAAHIKRGRFETGTTEAPTLVLGVGIENAIAADVTKKGYPLTLYMPNRQAARFGSADGLNAFNALAAGTFMVQQDFDNKYAFTNLAFLKYMLNMGPDEYSALELKINGDPDQIKTALQKQLGNDYTVETRYEQNRSLYAVMQMEKWVIYGILSLILIVAAFNMVGALTMLVLEKQKDIAILKALGANDQNIERIFLSEGLLLATVGGGAGIVLAIIICWLQMKYKLIKLGGDTFIIDYYPVQMMPTDFALVACTIMIIALLAAWIPSRKAGRDQLSLKS; encoded by the coding sequence ATGAACCTGCTCTTTGCCTGGCGTTATTTCTGGTCTAAGAAATCAACCAATGCCATCAATATCATTGCATGGATCAGCATCGCTGCCATTGCAGTGGGTAGTGCTGCGCTCATTATTATATTGAGTGTATTCAATGGCTTTGAAGGATTGGTGAAAAGTCTCTATGTAGATTTTTATGCCGATATGCGCATTGTTCCGGCGAAGGGTAAGACCTTTTTGCTGAACAGAGAACAGGTAGCCGGTATCAGGGCCACTTCCGGAATAACAACACTGGGTTTTATTGCAGAAGAAAAAGCCTTGCTGGTAAACGGCGAGCTGCAAACCATCGTATACATCAAGGGCGTGGATGAACAGTTCACGCAACTCAACAAGATCGCAGCGCATATAAAAAGAGGCCGCTTTGAAACAGGTACCACCGAAGCGCCCACACTGGTATTGGGTGTGGGTATTGAAAATGCAATAGCGGCAGACGTTACTAAAAAAGGATATCCGCTGACGCTTTATATGCCCAACAGGCAGGCGGCGAGGTTTGGATCGGCAGACGGACTCAATGCTTTCAATGCTTTGGCAGCCGGTACTTTCATGGTGCAGCAGGACTTCGACAACAAATACGCTTTTACCAACCTGGCATTCTTAAAATACATGCTGAATATGGGGCCGGATGAATACAGCGCCCTTGAACTGAAAATAAACGGCGATCCCGATCAGATCAAAACAGCCTTGCAAAAGCAGTTGGGGAATGATTATACCGTAGAAACACGTTACGAACAAAACCGCAGTTTGTATGCAGTGATGCAAATGGAAAAATGGGTGATCTACGGCATCTTGTCACTTATCCTGATAGTGGCGGCTTTTAATATGGTGGGTGCACTTACCATGCTGGTACTCGAAAAGCAAAAAGATATTGCGATCCTCAAAGCATTGGGCGCCAATGATCAGAACATTGAACGCATTTTCTTGTCGGAAGGATTGTTATTGGCAACGGTTGGAGGAGGTGCAGGCATTGTGCTGGCCATCATTATATGCTGGCTGCAAATGAAGTACAAACTGATCAAACTCGGAGGCGATACTTTCATCATCGATTATTACCCGGTGCAAATGATGCCCACCGATTTCGCATTGGTAGCCTGTACCATAATGATCATCGCATTGCTGGCAGCGTGGATACCATCACGCAAAGCAGGAAGAGACCAATTGTCTTTGAAAAGCTGA
- a CDS encoding transketolase: MASIQELKDTASQIRRDIVRMVHAVQSGHPGGSLGCTEFFTALFFHTLKHNTQFAMDGKGEDLFFLSNGHISPVYYSALARSGYFDVKELASFRKINSRLQGHPTTHEHLPGVRIASGSLGQGMSVAIGAALSKKLNKDPQLVFSLHGDGELQEGQIWEAVMFAAHNKVDNLISTVDWNGQQIDGPTKKVLSLDDLHAKFEAFNWTVLEMNGNDMDDVIATLDKAKSLTGQGKPICILMKTEMGKGVDFMEGSHEWHGIAPNDEQLAKALAQLPETLGDY, encoded by the coding sequence ATGGCAAGCATACAGGAATTGAAAGACACCGCCAGCCAGATCAGGCGTGATATTGTAAGAATGGTTCATGCTGTACAAAGCGGCCACCCCGGCGGATCACTGGGTTGCACCGAATTTTTTACTGCGCTTTTCTTTCATACGCTGAAACACAATACGCAGTTTGCCATGGATGGTAAAGGGGAAGACCTGTTTTTCCTGTCTAACGGCCATATTTCACCTGTATATTATTCAGCACTTGCCCGGAGCGGTTATTTCGATGTAAAGGAACTCGCCAGTTTCCGCAAGATCAATTCCCGTTTGCAGGGTCACCCTACTACCCATGAACATTTACCCGGTGTTCGCATCGCGAGTGGTTCGCTGGGTCAGGGTATGAGCGTTGCCATAGGCGCTGCCCTCAGTAAAAAACTGAACAAAGATCCGCAACTGGTATTCTCATTGCATGGCGATGGCGAATTGCAGGAAGGCCAGATATGGGAAGCCGTTATGTTTGCTGCCCATAATAAAGTAGACAACCTGATCTCTACGGTTGACTGGAATGGCCAGCAGATCGATGGTCCTACTAAAAAAGTATTGTCGCTCGATGATCTTCATGCAAAGTTTGAAGCTTTCAACTGGACAGTGCTCGAAATGAACGGCAATGATATGGATGATGTGATCGCCACACTTGATAAAGCCAAATCGCTCACCGGTCAGGGTAAACCCATTTGCATTCTCATGAAAACGGAAATGGGTAAAGGCGTTGATTTTATGGAAGGCAGCCACGAATGGCACGGCATTGCTCCCAACGATGAGCAACTGGCCAAAGCGCTGGCGCAATTGCCTGAGACTTTAGGAGATTATTAA
- a CDS encoding FkbM family methyltransferase, whose amino-acid sequence MSIFSYLKASFERKKARRYFQDFGYRVDRFDLEREGVVEYANWLNPLVPPKKLTQQEVDFFRTVIREGGMAIDIGANTGDLTVAMGIAAGAAGLVLGLDPNTQVYAILEANARLNKDKSKIVPLPFAATPEDGEFYFASSEASFSNGGLVDSERDATHGKFKLKQKIRGVNLEKYLQQHYPEWLPKLSFIKVDTEGHDLSVLKTIESLIAAYKPAIAAEIFPTLTREDRTAMYNFLAGFGYRVYDVQHFDTAKPLNKILLTRPEDMAAPGTASNVLAII is encoded by the coding sequence ATGTCGATATTCAGTTATTTGAAAGCCTCTTTTGAAAGGAAAAAAGCGCGCCGTTATTTCCAGGATTTCGGTTACCGTGTCGACCGGTTCGACCTCGAGCGTGAAGGAGTGGTGGAGTACGCCAACTGGTTGAACCCGCTGGTGCCCCCCAAGAAGCTTACCCAGCAGGAAGTGGATTTCTTCAGGACTGTGATCAGGGAAGGTGGAATGGCTATTGATATTGGCGCGAATACAGGTGATCTCACCGTTGCCATGGGTATTGCTGCAGGTGCAGCAGGACTGGTACTGGGCCTGGACCCCAATACACAGGTGTATGCCATCCTCGAAGCCAATGCCCGGTTGAATAAAGACAAATCGAAAATCGTGCCCCTTCCTTTTGCTGCAACACCGGAAGACGGGGAATTTTATTTTGCTTCATCGGAAGCTTCATTCAGTAATGGAGGGCTGGTTGACAGTGAGCGCGATGCTACCCACGGAAAATTCAAATTAAAACAGAAAATCAGGGGTGTTAACCTCGAAAAATACCTGCAACAGCACTACCCGGAATGGTTGCCCAAGCTGTCTTTTATCAAAGTAGATACAGAAGGGCATGACCTCTCGGTTTTAAAAACCATTGAGTCACTGATAGCTGCGTATAAACCTGCGATTGCAGCAGAAATATTCCCTACGCTTACCAGGGAAGACCGCACCGCCATGTATAATTTCCTTGCTGGTTTCGGATACCGTGTGTACGATGTGCAACATTTCGACACGGCCAAACCATTGAATAAAATATTGCTGACAAGGCCGGAAGACATGGCCGCACCCGGTACAGCATCAAATGTTCTGGCAATTATTTAG
- the frr gene encoding ribosome recycling factor translates to MSEDLDLILADTEDTMRKGINHLESELGKIRAGKASPTMLDGITVEYYGAPTPIAQVANVSVLDARTLSIQPWEKNMVQPIERAIMAANIGVTPQNDGVIIRIFMPPLTEERRKELFKRASAEGEQSKVAIRNVRRDAIEQVKKLQKDGMSEDAAKDAEKTVQDLTDKFIALVDKHLAAKEKEMMAV, encoded by the coding sequence ATGTCAGAAGATCTGGATTTGATATTAGCCGATACCGAGGATACCATGCGCAAAGGGATCAACCACCTGGAGTCGGAGCTGGGTAAGATCAGGGCGGGTAAAGCTAGTCCTACTATGTTAGACGGCATTACCGTAGAATATTATGGTGCGCCCACCCCCATTGCGCAGGTGGCCAATGTGAGTGTATTGGATGCGAGAACCCTCAGCATTCAACCCTGGGAAAAAAACATGGTACAGCCCATTGAAAGGGCCATCATGGCGGCCAATATAGGTGTTACGCCACAGAACGATGGTGTGATCATCCGCATTTTCATGCCCCCTTTGACGGAAGAACGACGCAAGGAGTTGTTTAAAAGAGCCAGTGCAGAAGGAGAACAGAGCAAAGTGGCTATCCGCAATGTTCGTCGCGATGCTATTGAACAGGTGAAGAAACTGCAAAAAGATGGTATGAGTGAAGATGCGGCGAAAGACGCCGAGAAAACCGTGCAGGACCTGACCGATAAATTCATTGCACTGGTTGATAAGCACCTGGCTGCTAAAGAAAAAGAAATGATGGCGGTATAG
- a CDS encoding DMT family transporter, with translation MRDKLINWGIFIALSVIWGSSFILMKAGMVALSPYQVASIRILSAGLVLLPFARKALLQVPRNKMPLVILSGLIGNFFPAYLFCISEIKLDSSLVGILNALTPLFTILVGVGFFQLKVTTSKVVGVIIGFIGLCLLMRASGTISLQSLSYAALVLLATLLYGINVNMVGRHLQGVGSLNIASLAFTFLIIPCLIILYFNHYFSLPLGSWTVQRSTLAAFVLGAMGTAFASILFYMLVKRAGTLFASLVTYGIPFIAVLWGLWDGESVNIWQMLCLGIILSGVYLVNKKS, from the coding sequence TTGCGAGACAAATTAATCAACTGGGGCATTTTTATTGCTCTTTCCGTTATATGGGGCAGCTCTTTTATATTGATGAAAGCCGGTATGGTGGCATTATCACCCTACCAGGTAGCTTCCATTCGCATTCTCAGCGCCGGACTGGTACTCCTGCCCTTTGCACGCAAAGCCCTATTGCAGGTTCCCAGGAATAAAATGCCGTTGGTCATCCTGTCCGGACTCATCGGTAATTTTTTTCCGGCCTACCTGTTTTGCATTTCAGAGATCAAATTGGACAGTTCACTCGTTGGCATCCTGAATGCATTGACACCCCTCTTTACGATCCTCGTTGGTGTAGGCTTCTTCCAGTTAAAAGTAACCACCAGCAAAGTGGTCGGTGTGATCATTGGTTTCATCGGACTTTGTCTGCTCATGCGCGCTTCCGGCACCATCAGCCTGCAATCCCTTTCTTATGCAGCACTCGTATTACTGGCTACCTTGCTGTACGGCATCAACGTAAACATGGTGGGCAGGCATTTGCAGGGTGTAGGTTCTTTGAACATTGCCTCACTGGCATTCACTTTCCTCATCATTCCCTGTCTTATTATTCTATATTTCAACCATTATTTTTCACTACCGTTGGGCAGTTGGACAGTTCAACGTTCTACCCTGGCTGCATTTGTATTGGGCGCAATGGGAACGGCGTTTGCCTCGATTCTCTTTTATATGCTGGTAAAAAGAGCCGGAACTTTATTTGCTTCACTGGTAACTTACGGTATCCCCTTTATTGCAGTGTTATGGGGACTTTGGGATGGGGAGTCGGTGAACATCTGGCAGATGCTCTGCCTGGGAATTATTTTATCGGGTGTATACCTGGTGAATAAAAAGAGTTGA
- the mscL gene encoding large conductance mechanosensitive channel protein MscL: MGFVKEFKEFATKGNVMDLAVGVIIGAAFGKIVDSVVNDLIMPVVGIIFKADFSNLYVALSDKITPGLTLAEAKKLGPVFAWGNFVTVVLNFIILAFVIFMLIKGMNRLKRKEEAAPAAPPAPTTSEKLLTEIRDALRK, encoded by the coding sequence ATGGGATTCGTCAAAGAATTTAAAGAGTTTGCCACCAAGGGCAACGTCATGGACCTGGCTGTCGGTGTGATCATCGGCGCCGCCTTCGGTAAGATCGTCGATTCGGTGGTGAACGACCTCATCATGCCGGTTGTGGGCATTATTTTCAAAGCCGACTTCAGCAATCTCTATGTGGCATTATCAGACAAAATAACACCCGGACTCACCCTGGCCGAAGCCAAAAAACTGGGGCCTGTGTTTGCCTGGGGTAATTTTGTAACGGTGGTATTGAACTTTATTATCCTGGCTTTTGTAATATTCATGCTGATTAAAGGCATGAATCGCCTTAAGCGCAAGGAGGAAGCCGCACCCGCTGCGCCACCTGCCCCCACTACTTCAGAGAAACTGCTCACAGAGATCAGGGATGCATTAAGAAAATAA
- a CDS encoding ScpA family protein, with the protein MNTTTYQIKLDQFEGPFDLLLFFIERDELDIYNIPITRIINDFLEFIHQGEKLNIELSSEFILFVSTLMRIKARLLLPRKEIDAQGNEIDPRQELVDKILEYKRFKEAAVQMAEMEAIRMLMVKRGNLQKELSEIGEESSEGTEIQNITMFKLMKAFEKVMQRVHDRQNKPVHTVVRYNYTMEGSRDYMLGFIEKEKTVAFEKVFEVCEDRIHAIFLFLSILELSQQRYMKLMVGEGRNNFIVEWNDNRAEEIGEEEAQN; encoded by the coding sequence ATGAATACTACCACTTACCAGATCAAGTTAGACCAGTTTGAAGGCCCGTTCGACCTTCTCTTGTTTTTTATAGAACGGGATGAACTGGATATTTATAATATTCCCATTACACGGATCATCAATGATTTCCTGGAATTTATTCACCAGGGAGAAAAACTGAACATTGAACTGAGCAGTGAATTCATTCTTTTTGTTTCTACGCTCATGCGCATCAAAGCCAGGCTGTTGCTGCCACGTAAAGAGATCGATGCCCAGGGTAATGAAATAGATCCGCGCCAGGAACTGGTTGACAAAATACTCGAATACAAACGGTTCAAAGAAGCGGCGGTGCAGATGGCAGAGATGGAAGCTATTCGCATGCTCATGGTAAAGCGCGGCAACCTGCAGAAAGAATTGTCGGAGATCGGCGAAGAATCTTCAGAAGGAACCGAAATACAGAACATTACCATGTTCAAGCTGATGAAAGCTTTTGAAAAGGTAATGCAAAGGGTGCACGACAGGCAGAATAAACCGGTGCATACGGTTGTTCGCTACAATTATACCATGGAAGGGAGCCGCGATTATATGCTCGGCTTCATTGAAAAAGAAAAGACAGTAGCGTTTGAAAAAGTATTCGAAGTTTGCGAAGACCGTATCCATGCCATCTTCCTCTTTCTTTCCATCCTTGAATTATCACAGCAACGTTACATGAAGCTGATGGTAGGAGAAGGGCGCAACAATTTCATTGTAGAATGGAATGATAACCGTGCGGAAGAAATAGGCGAAGAAGAAGCCCAAAATTAA
- the dxs gene encoding 1-deoxy-D-xylulose-5-phosphate synthase — translation MEIRPGHLLQSINHPDDLKKLGREQLQQVCDELRQYIIDIVSVHGGHFAASLGVVELSVALHYVYNTPYDQLVWDVGHQAYGHKILTGRRDSFVTNRKYKGLSGFPKRSESIYDTFGVGHSSTSISAALGMAMAAKYKGEHRKSVAIIGDGSMTAGMAFEAMNHAGVADSDLLIILNDNCMSIDPNVGALKEYLTDITTSPTYNRLRDEVWNLMGKLPVGKNFSRDMASKLEAGMKGMVSKSSNLFESLKLRYFGPIDGHNITKLVDTLKDLREMPGPKLLHIVTVKGKGYALAEKDQTKWHAPGLFDKVTGEIYKKKIETPQPPKYQDVFGHSIIELAEQNSSIMGVTPAMPSGSSLKFMMEKMPHRAFDVGICEQHAVTLSAGLATQGMRVFCNIYSSFMQRAYDQVVHDVAIQKLPVVFCLDRAGLVGEDGPTHHGCYDIAYMRCIPNLIVSAPMNEQELRNLMYTAQLESNQSPFVIRYPRGEGVMPEWRTPFEAITIGKGRRLKTGKEIAILSFGHPGNFATAAIRELRTQGIDPAHYDMRFVKPIDEELLHEVFSQYSKVVTVEDGTVVGGFGSAVLEFMNAHGYKASLRILGIPDRLVEHGTPKELHRECAYDAQGIADAVRDMMKETVKVSVSAGV, via the coding sequence ATGGAGATCAGACCCGGTCATTTACTACAATCCATCAACCATCCCGACGATCTCAAAAAACTCGGCCGTGAGCAATTGCAACAGGTCTGCGATGAACTGCGCCAGTATATAATCGACATCGTAAGCGTTCATGGCGGGCATTTTGCTGCCAGCCTGGGCGTAGTGGAACTTAGTGTAGCCCTTCATTACGTGTATAATACACCTTACGATCAATTGGTATGGGATGTGGGGCACCAGGCTTATGGGCACAAGATCCTTACCGGCAGGCGCGATAGTTTTGTCACCAACCGCAAGTATAAAGGTCTCAGCGGCTTCCCCAAACGCAGCGAGAGCATTTACGATACATTCGGCGTAGGTCATTCTTCTACTTCTATATCTGCCGCCCTGGGTATGGCCATGGCCGCCAAATACAAGGGCGAGCACCGCAAATCGGTGGCCATCATCGGCGATGGCTCCATGACTGCGGGTATGGCTTTTGAAGCGATGAACCATGCCGGCGTGGCCGACAGCGACCTGCTGATCATCCTCAACGACAACTGCATGAGCATCGACCCCAACGTAGGGGCCCTGAAAGAATACCTCACCGATATTACCACTTCACCCACTTATAACCGCTTGCGCGATGAAGTATGGAACCTGATGGGCAAGCTGCCTGTGGGTAAGAACTTCAGCAGGGATATGGCCAGCAAACTGGAAGCTGGCATGAAGGGTATGGTGAGCAAGAGCAGTAATCTTTTTGAATCGCTCAAGCTGCGTTATTTCGGTCCTATCGATGGCCACAATATTACCAAGCTGGTAGATACATTGAAAGACCTCCGCGAAATGCCCGGTCCCAAACTCCTGCACATCGTTACAGTGAAAGGAAAGGGTTATGCATTGGCCGAAAAGGACCAAACCAAATGGCACGCGCCCGGTTTGTTCGACAAAGTGACCGGCGAGATCTACAAGAAAAAAATAGAAACACCCCAGCCTCCCAAATACCAGGATGTATTCGGACATAGCATCATTGAACTGGCCGAACAAAACAGCAGCATCATGGGCGTTACACCGGCCATGCCCAGCGGCTCTTCCCTGAAATTCATGATGGAGAAAATGCCGCACAGGGCTTTTGATGTAGGCATTTGTGAGCAGCACGCCGTAACACTCAGCGCCGGCCTGGCTACCCAGGGTATGCGGGTATTCTGCAATATTTATTCTTCTTTCATGCAACGCGCCTACGACCAGGTAGTGCATGATGTAGCCATACAGAAATTACCTGTGGTCTTTTGTCTCGACCGCGCAGGGTTGGTAGGCGAAGACGGACCTACTCATCATGGCTGCTACGATATCGCTTACATGCGTTGCATTCCCAACCTGATCGTCAGCGCACCCATGAATGAGCAGGAACTGCGTAACCTCATGTACACGGCACAACTCGAAAGCAATCAATCGCCCTTTGTTATCCGTTATCCGCGCGGAGAAGGCGTTATGCCCGAATGGAGAACACCCTTCGAAGCCATTACCATTGGCAAGGGGCGCAGGTTGAAAACCGGTAAAGAAATAGCCATACTCAGCTTCGGTCATCCGGGCAACTTTGCTACTGCCGCCATTCGTGAATTGCGCACACAGGGCATTGATCCTGCGCATTATGATATGCGTTTTGTAAAACCCATCGACGAGGAATTACTCCATGAAGTATTCAGTCAGTACAGCAAGGTGGTAACAGTGGAAGATGGTACAGTAGTAGGTGGCTTCGGCAGTGCAGTACTGGAGTTCATGAACGCGCACGGGTACAAAGCATCACTGCGGATACTGGGCATACCTGACAGGCTGGTAGAACATGGTACACCCAAAGAATTGCATCGCGAATGTGCGTATGATGCGCAAGGTATTGCAGATGCTGTAAGGGATATGATGAAAGAGACGGTGAAAGTCAGCGTATCGGCCGGCGTTTAA